In Nicotiana tabacum cultivar K326 chromosome 19, ASM71507v2, whole genome shotgun sequence, one DNA window encodes the following:
- the LOC142173400 gene encoding secreted RxLR effector protein 161-like yields MDKPGSPVNETMYRGIIGSFLYLTVSKLDIVFRHNFDLVGYADADHVGYLVDRKSISGMEHFLGSCLISWCIKKQNIVALSTIEDEYVDVASCCAQLL; encoded by the exons ATGGACAAACCTGGTTCTCCTGTCAATGAAACTATGTATAGGGGTATCATTGGATCTTTTCTGTACTTGACTGTTAGCAAACTTGATATTGTTTTTA GACATAATTTTGACTTGgttggatatgctgatgctgatcaTGTTGGATATCTGGTGGATCGAAAGAGCATATCTGGAATGGAACATTTTTTAGGGTCATGCTTGATCTCTTGGTGTATAAAGAAACAAAACATTGTGGCTCTTTCTACTATTGAAGATGAATATGTGGAtgttgcctcttgttgtgctcaactgcTATAG